Within Bacillus solimangrovi, the genomic segment CTACGCTAAGATCTCATCAAGTTGATTTTGTAATTCATCTGTCCCTACACGTTGTACATAATCATAAAACAACTCATTATCAAGTTTATTATCTTTAAACTTACTTAAAAATTTTGCAGTTACTATATGCAAATTCTCTGCATCAATTTTCCCTTTCAACTTGGTGTTGTACTCGCCACCATTTAACAACGTTCCACCAACATATAGTTCATACGCCTCAACTAATCCTTTTTCTTTCGTTTTTAACTTAACACCTTGAAAACCTAAATCAGCAATTTGACGTTGACCACAAGAGTTTGGACAACCAATCATATGCATACGTACTGGGACATCGATTTCCAATTGTTCATCTAAATAAAGCGCCATACTTCTCATACGTTCTTTCGTTTCAACTAGTGCAAGATTACAATATTCGATTCCAGTACATGAAACAGCATAACCAATGAACTTATTTGGATTCGTTGTAATTCTTTCAAACACTTTCTCTGAAAGAAGCGATTTAACGTTCTCATCTGGTACATTTGTTATTACGATGTTTTGTGCATTACATGTTCGAACTTCACCACTCCCATATTTCGCAGCAATATCAGCAATTTCGAACACCTCATCTGCTTCCAAGCGTCCTACAGGAACGTTAAAGCCAATATAATTTAACCCTGCTTGTTTTTGCTTCTGTACTCCATAAAAGTACCCACCATTCCAACCTTCATGTAACTCTTCACCTTGTTCAGGTACACCTTTTACATATTCGCGGAATTTTTCAGTGAATTTTTCAGGACCCCAATCTGCCACTAGGAACTTTAGACGTGCACGATGACGTTTCTCTCGGTATCCAAAATCACGGAAAATCGTTGCAACCGCAATTGCTGCTTCCTTCACCCTATCTTCTTCAAGGAAAACATTTAATGTTTGTGCTAAGTAAGGTTTAGCAGATAATCCTCCACCTACCTTAAGGTGAAATCCTACTTTTTCAACACCATCAACCACTTTCTTAGCTGGCACAAATGCTACACAGTTAATTTCTGCATTCGATGCATTATAGACATTACTATTGACAGATATTTTGAATTTACGTGGAAGATTTGAGAACTCTTCATTTCTCTGAAAATAGTCATAAATCTCCTTCACAACAGCTCGAGAATCTAAAGCTTCGTTAGGATCGATACCTGCTAACGGATTACCCGTTATATTTCTCGTAATATCACCACATGCTCCAACTGAAGATAAACCAACAGACTCTAATCGTTTGAAAATGTCAGGAATTTGCTCAATCGTTAACCAATGAAACTGAATTGCTTGCCTTGTCGTAATATCGAATACTCCGCGGCCATAATCACGACTAATTCCAGCCAATACTTTTAACTGGTCATTGTTCAATATCCCATTAGGTACATTAACTCGCATCATGAAGTAACCGGCTTCTTTCGGTTTCTGCAAATATAGACCTGCCCACTTAAAATAATCCCACTGATCCTTTGGAATTGATTCAAAACCTTGTTTCGCATAATTTGGAATATCATTTAAAATTTCTAAACCATCTTTATCAAGCTTTGCCAGCTCATTCTTACTTAATTTTTCATTATTAGACCAAACTTTTTTATAACTCAATGTTTGACCGCTCCTCTCATTATGATTAAATCCAGTTGCGAGCTTCTAAATACTGAATAATCTTCTTAACAGAATCTTCTACTGATAATTTTTCTGTATTTACAGTGATTTCGGGGTTAATTGGTTTTTCGTACGGTGAGCTAATACCAGTAAATTGAGGT encodes:
- a CDS encoding nitrite/sulfite reductase, encoding MSYKKVWSNNEKLSKNELAKLDKDGLEILNDIPNYAKQGFESIPKDQWDYFKWAGLYLQKPKEAGYFMMRVNVPNGILNNDQLKVLAGISRDYGRGVFDITTRQAIQFHWLTIEQIPDIFKRLESVGLSSVGACGDITRNITGNPLAGIDPNEALDSRAVVKEIYDYFQRNEEFSNLPRKFKISVNSNVYNASNAEINCVAFVPAKKVVDGVEKVGFHLKVGGGLSAKPYLAQTLNVFLEEDRVKEAAIAVATIFRDFGYREKRHRARLKFLVADWGPEKFTEKFREYVKGVPEQGEELHEGWNGGYFYGVQKQKQAGLNYIGFNVPVGRLEADEVFEIADIAAKYGSGEVRTCNAQNIVITNVPDENVKSLLSEKVFERITTNPNKFIGYAVSCTGIEYCNLALVETKERMRSMALYLDEQLEIDVPVRMHMIGCPNSCGQRQIADLGFQGVKLKTKEKGLVEAYELYVGGTLLNGGEYNTKLKGKIDAENLHIVTAKFLSKFKDNKLDNELFYDYVQRVGTDELQNQLDEILA